The Onychomys torridus chromosome 4, mOncTor1.1, whole genome shotgun sequence genome includes a window with the following:
- the Vapb gene encoding vesicle-associated membrane protein-associated protein B/C has product MAKVEQVLSLEPQHELKFRGPFTDVVTTNLKLGNPTDRNVCFKVKTTAPRRYCVRPNSGVIDAGASLNVSVMLQPFDYDPNEKSKHKFMVQSMFAPPDTSDMEAVWKEAKPEDLMDSKLRCVFELPAENAKPHDVEINKIIPTSASKTEAPAAAKSPASSLDDAEVQKVMEECKRLQGEVQRLREEGRQLQEEDGLRVRKALQSNSPMAALAATGKEEGLSARLLALVVLFFIVGVIIGKIAL; this is encoded by the exons GTCCCTTCACTGATGTCGTCACTACCAACCTAAAGCTTGGCAACCCGACAGACAGAAATGTGTGTTTTAAAGTGAAGACCACAGCACCGCGCAGGTACTGCGTGCGGCCTAACAGTGGGGTCATTGATGCTGGGGCCTCTCTCAACGTGTCCG tgaTGTTACAGCCTTTCGATTATGATCCcaatgagaaaagtaaacacaAGTTTATGGTTCAGTCTATGTTTGCTCCGCCTGACACTTCTGATATGGAGGCAGTA tgGAAGGAGGCAAAACCGGAAGACCTTATGGATTCAAAACTTAGATGTGTGTTTGAATTGCCAGCAGAAAACGCTAAACCA CATgatgtagaaataaataaaattatacctACAAGTGCATCCAAGACAGAAGCACCAGCGGCTGCTAAGTCCCCGGCGTCGTCCCTTGATGACGCAGAAGTACAGAAAGTGATGGAGGAATGCAAGCGGCTGCAGGGCGAGGTGCAGAGGCTGCGGGAGGAGGGCAGGCAGCTCCAG GAAGAAGATGGGCTTCGGGTGAGGAAGGCGCTGCAGAGCAACAGCCCCATGGCGGCTCTGGCTGCTACCGGGAAGGAGGAAGGCCTCAGCGCCCGGCTGCTGGCTCTGGTGGTTTTGTTCTTTATTGTTGGTGTCATTATAGGGAAGATTGCCTTGTAG